In Streptococcus mitis, the DNA window AAGTAGGAGTATCAATCCCAGTTGCCCTATTTAGTCTTGCGGTTTCGGCTAGCGTGGGTATGATTTTTGGGGTCTTGCCAGCCAACAAGGCATCGAAGCTTGATCCAATCGAAGCCCTTCGTTATGAATAAGATCAACAAGATGGACATTTGTCTATCTTGTTTTTGTATGGATTTCCCTATCGAAATTTATTAAAAATGTGATATAATGAAGTGTTAGAAAAACAGGTTTCATTTGCCTGGAAAGGAAAAATTATGTCTGAAAAGAATTTTTATATTACAACGCCGATTTACTATCCATCTGGTAAACTTCATATCGGTTCTGCCTACACAACCATCGCCTGTGATGTCCTAGCTCGCTACAAACGCCTCATGGGCTACGATGTCTTTTATCTGACAGGTCTTGACGAGCATGGTCAGAAAATCCAGCAAAAAGCTGAAGAAGCTGGCATCACACCTCAAGCTTATGTTGATGGGATGGCAGTTGGAGTTAAAGAACTCTGGCAATTACTCGATATCTCCTATGATAAATTTATCCGTACAACTGATGACTACCATGAAAAAGTAGTGGCGCAGGTCTTTGAACGCTTGCTTGCTCAAGATGACATCTACTTGGGTGAATACTCGGGCTGGTATTCAGTATCAGATGAGGAATTCTTTACAGAAAGCCAGCTTGCGGAAGTTTTCCGTGACGAAGCTGGAAATGTGACGGGCGGTATTGCTCCATCAGGTCACGAAGTGGAATGGGTATCTGAAGAATCATACTTCCTTCGCCTCAGCAAGTACCAAGACCGCTTAGTCGAATTTTTCAAAGCTCATCCTGAATTTATCACTCCAGATGGTCGTCTGAATGAAATGCTTCGCAACTTCATCGAGCCTGGTTTGGAAGATTTGGCGGTTTCTCGTACAACCTTTACCTGGGGTGTTCCAGTACCATCTAATCCAAAACACGTTGTATACGTTTGGATTGATGCCCTTTTGAACTATGCGACAGCGCTTGGATACGGTCAAGACGAACATGGTAACTTTGACAAGTTCTGGAATGGAACTGTCTTCCACATGGTAGGAAAAGACATCCTTCGTTTCCACTCAATCTACTGGCCAATCCTTCTTATGATGTTGGATATCAAATTGCCAGATCGTTTGATTGCCCATGGTTGGTTTGTCATGAAAGACGGCAAAATGTCTAAATCTAAAGGGAATGTGGTCTATCCTGAAATGTTGGTAGAGCGCTATGGACTAGATCCACTTCGTTACTACCTCATGCGTAGCCTTCCAGTTGGTTCAGACGGAACCTTTACTCCTGAAGATTATGTTGGACGTATCAACTATGAATTGGCCAACGACCTTGGAAACCTCCTCAATCGTACGGTTTCTATGATTAACAAGTACTTTGATGGACAAATTCCTGCCTATGTAGAAGGTGTGACTGAATTTGACCATGCTCTTGCTCAAGTAGCTGCCGAATCAATCGCTGATTACCATACACACATGGAAGCAGTTGACTACCCACGTGCCCTTGAAGCAGTATGGACTCTGATCTCTCGTACTAATAAATACATCGACGAGACAGCTCCATGGGTCTTGGCTAAGGATGAAGCTCTTCGTGACCAATTGGCAAGTGTTATGAGCCACTTGGCAGCCAGCCTTCGTGTTGTAGCTCACATGATTGAGCCGTTTATGATGGAAACCAGTCGTGCAGTATTGGCACAACTTGGTCTTTCAGAAGTTTCTAGCCTAGAAAACTTGAGCTTGGCTGCTTTCCCTGAGGGTGTAACAGTAGTTGCTAAAGGAACACCAATCTTCCCACGTCTGGATATGGAAGAAGAAATCGCCTATATCAAAGAACAAATGGAAGGAAATAAACCAGCAGTCGAAAAAGAATGGAATCCGGATGAAGTTGAGCTCAAACTTAACAAGGATGAAATCAAGTTTGAAGACTTTGACAAGGTTGAAATTCGTGTCGCCGAAGTCAAAGAAGTTTCCAAAGTGGAAGGTTCTGATA includes these proteins:
- the metG gene encoding methionine--tRNA ligase; translation: MSEKNFYITTPIYYPSGKLHIGSAYTTIACDVLARYKRLMGYDVFYLTGLDEHGQKIQQKAEEAGITPQAYVDGMAVGVKELWQLLDISYDKFIRTTDDYHEKVVAQVFERLLAQDDIYLGEYSGWYSVSDEEFFTESQLAEVFRDEAGNVTGGIAPSGHEVEWVSEESYFLRLSKYQDRLVEFFKAHPEFITPDGRLNEMLRNFIEPGLEDLAVSRTTFTWGVPVPSNPKHVVYVWIDALLNYATALGYGQDEHGNFDKFWNGTVFHMVGKDILRFHSIYWPILLMMLDIKLPDRLIAHGWFVMKDGKMSKSKGNVVYPEMLVERYGLDPLRYYLMRSLPVGSDGTFTPEDYVGRINYELANDLGNLLNRTVSMINKYFDGQIPAYVEGVTEFDHALAQVAAESIADYHTHMEAVDYPRALEAVWTLISRTNKYIDETAPWVLAKDEALRDQLASVMSHLAASLRVVAHMIEPFMMETSRAVLAQLGLSEVSSLENLSLAAFPEGVTVVAKGTPIFPRLDMEEEIAYIKEQMEGNKPAVEKEWNPDEVELKLNKDEIKFEDFDKVEIRVAEVKEVSKVEGSDKLLQFRLDAGDGEDRQILSGIAKYYPNEQELVGKKVQIVANLKPRKMMKKYVSQGMILSAEHDGQLTLLTVDPAVPNGSVIG